From Macaca mulatta isolate MMU2019108-1 chromosome 3, T2T-MMU8v2.0, whole genome shotgun sequence, the proteins below share one genomic window:
- the LOC106997216 gene encoding uncharacterized protein LOC106997216 isoform X2, with translation MRGGAGAASPPHRRPPLPGRPAAPSPPPAPARRLHKRRRRGVRSPRPPEPPRPRAALTSAAAAPRLVLRTRAPGSDRSPAPGGVLPRRLCAAARRGRSLARPGAPAADLAAWQPLPPPPRPPQRLSPSARPPAAPPPPRPRPPAGARARRGAGPAQRRRTCARSRVPVCGRQPGLWRLASRPPAADGRRAGEAGARPELRNRSWAAPERGAGARDRPGVAAPPARAPLRRPCPPSCPPLGARLLRFGDGVSVSPRLERGGPILAHCRLGAGGGRGCPAGSLSPPVILTVDSGRTGSRPRTPDAVPSVCHLVRTDTSSCSQLPMFSICNRLTPRFIYIY, from the exons ATGCGAGGCGGTGCCGGGGCAGCCTCGCCTCCCCATAGGCGCCCTCCACTCCCGGGACGGCCCGCAGCCCcgtccccgccgccagcccctgCCCGGCGCTTACATAAACGCCGCCGCCGCGGGGTCCGGAGCCCGCGCCCGCCCGAGCCGCCGCGGCCCCGCGCCGCCCTCACCTCAGCCGCAGCCGCGCCGCGCCTGGTCCTCCGCACGCGCGCCCCAGGCTCCGACCGCAGTCCCGCGCCGGGCGGCGTTCTGCCTCGTCGGCTGTGCGCAGCGGCGCGGCGTGGCCGTAGCCTCGCGCGGCCCGGAGCCCCGGCCGCCGATCTGGCCGCTTGgcagccgctgccgccgccgccacgGCCGCCTCAgcgcctcagcccctcagcccggCCGCCGGCGGctccgccccctccccgcccccgcccgcccGCCGGGGCGCGAGCACGCCGAGGGGCGGGGCCGGCGCAGCGACGCCGGACGTGCGCGCGCTCGCGCGTCCCTGTCTGTGGTAGGCAGCCGGGGCTGTGGCGTCTCGCCTCGCGACCACCTGCGGCGGACGGGCGCCGGGCCGGTGAGGCTGGAGCGCGGCCGGAGCTGAGAAACCGCAGCTGGGCGGCACCGGAGCGTGGGGCGGGGGCGCGGGACCGGCCTGGCGTCGCGGCGCCGCCCGCCCGAGCACCGCTGAGGAGACCCTGCCCGCCTTCGTGTCCTCCTCTGGGTGCGCGGCTGCTGCGTTTTGGGGACGGGGTCtccgtgtcgcccaggctggagcgcggtggcccgatcttggctcactgca GGCTGGGGGCCGGCGGGGGGCGCGGCTGTCCCGCTGGCTCCCTCTCCCCGCCTGTCATCCTCACTGTAGACTCGGGGAGAACCGGGTCGCGGCCCAGGACCCCGGACGCGGTTCCCTCCGTGTGCCATTTAGTCCGCACTGACACTAGCAGCTGCTCCCAATTACCAATGTTTAG cataTGCAATAGACTTACTCCTCGATTTATCTATATTTACTGA
- the LOC106997216 gene encoding uncharacterized protein LOC106997216 isoform X1, with the protein MRGGAGAASPPHRRPPLPGRPAAPSPPPAPARRLHKRRRRGVRSPRPPEPPRPRAALTSAAAAPRLVLRTRAPGSDRSPAPGGVLPRRLCAAARRGRSLARPGAPAADLAAWQPLPPPPRPPQRLSPSARPPAAPPPPRPRPPAGARARRGAGPAQRRRTCARSRVPVCGRQPGLWRLASRPPAADGRRAGEAGARPELRNRSWAAPERGAGARDRPGVAAPPARAPLRRPCPPSCPPLGARLLRFGDGVSVSPRLERGGPILAHCSLGLPSSRDPAASASLVAGTAGAPRPAIGVCVLRRWRLAVLPRLPAPGPTRSSLQRAPPRQAPAEPPLLPPLPELSGTRGARPALGQGWGPAGGAAVPLAPSPRLSSSL; encoded by the coding sequence ATGCGAGGCGGTGCCGGGGCAGCCTCGCCTCCCCATAGGCGCCCTCCACTCCCGGGACGGCCCGCAGCCCcgtccccgccgccagcccctgCCCGGCGCTTACATAAACGCCGCCGCCGCGGGGTCCGGAGCCCGCGCCCGCCCGAGCCGCCGCGGCCCCGCGCCGCCCTCACCTCAGCCGCAGCCGCGCCGCGCCTGGTCCTCCGCACGCGCGCCCCAGGCTCCGACCGCAGTCCCGCGCCGGGCGGCGTTCTGCCTCGTCGGCTGTGCGCAGCGGCGCGGCGTGGCCGTAGCCTCGCGCGGCCCGGAGCCCCGGCCGCCGATCTGGCCGCTTGgcagccgctgccgccgccgccacgGCCGCCTCAgcgcctcagcccctcagcccggCCGCCGGCGGctccgccccctccccgcccccgcccgcccGCCGGGGCGCGAGCACGCCGAGGGGCGGGGCCGGCGCAGCGACGCCGGACGTGCGCGCGCTCGCGCGTCCCTGTCTGTGGTAGGCAGCCGGGGCTGTGGCGTCTCGCCTCGCGACCACCTGCGGCGGACGGGCGCCGGGCCGGTGAGGCTGGAGCGCGGCCGGAGCTGAGAAACCGCAGCTGGGCGGCACCGGAGCGTGGGGCGGGGGCGCGGGACCGGCCTGGCGTCGCGGCGCCGCCCGCCCGAGCACCGCTGAGGAGACCCTGCCCGCCTTCGTGTCCTCCTCTGGGTGCGCGGCTGCTGCGTTTTGGGGACGGGGTCtccgtgtcgcccaggctggagcgcggtggcccgatcttggctcactgcagcctcggcctcccgagctCACGCGatcctgccgcctcagcctccctggtagctgggaccgcaggcgccCCGCGCCCGGCGATTGGCGTTTGCGTTTTGCGGAGGTGGCGTCTCgcggtgttgcccaggctcccgGCTCCCGGGCCCACGCGCTCCTCCCTGCAGCGGGCGCCGCCCCGCCAGGCCCCCGCCGAGCCGCCCCTGCTTCCCCCGCTCCCAGAGTTGTCTGGGACGCGCGGGGCCCGCCCCGCATTGGGTCAGGGCTGGGGGCCGGCGGGGGGCGCGGCTGTCCCGCTGGCTCCCTCTCCCCGCCTGTCATCCTCACTGTAG